The DNA window AGCGACTGTTGTGGGCCCGGTGCCGCTGCCGACGGAGAAGAACGTGTTCTGCGTGATTCGTTCTCCGCACAAGTACAAGGATTCGCGTGAGCACTTCGAGATGCGCACGCACAAGCGTCTGATCGACATCGTCGATCCCACGCCGAAGGCCGTTGACTCGCTCATGCGTCTCGACCTGCCGGCGGACGTCAACATCGAGATCAAGCTCTGAGGGTGGTGGATATGAGCAACGAACTGACCGGCCAGAAGGCCGCTCCGGTGTCCGGCGTGCTCGGCACCAAGCTCGGCATGACCCAGGTCTGGGACGAGAATGGAAAGCTCGTCCCCGTGACCGTCGTGCAGACCGGTGCGAACGTCGTCACCCAGATCCGCTCCGTCGAGACCGACGGATACGACGCGGTGCAGATCGCCTACGGGCAGATCGATCCCCGCAAGGTCTCCCAGCCGCTGAAGGGCCACTTCGAGAAGGCCGGCGTGACCCCGCGCCGTCACCTCGTCGAGCTGCGCACCGTCAACGCCGCTGAGTACGCCCTCGGCCAGGAGATCGACGCGTCGATCTTCGAGGCCGGCCAGAAGGTCGACGTCGTCGGCACCTCGAAGGGCAAGGGCACCGCGGGCGTCATGAAGCGCCACGGTTTCTCCGGTGTCGGCGCCTCGCACGGTGCGCACCGCAACCACCGCAAGCCCGGTTCCATCGGTGGCGCCTCCACCCCCGGTCGCGTGTTCAAGGGTCAGCGCATGGCTGGCCGCATGGGCAACGACCGCACCAGTGTCCAGAACCTGACCGTTCACGCGGTCGACGTCGAGAAGGGCCTCGTGCTCGTCAAGGGTGCCGTCCCCGGCGCCAAGGGCGGCCTCGTGCTCGTCCGCTCGGCTGTCAAGAGCCCCGCGAAGGAGGCCTGAGCCCGATGGCAGCGAACCTGACTGTCGACGTGCTCGATCCGGCCGGTAAGAAGTCCGGCTCCGTCGAGCTGCCTGCGTCGATCTTCGACGTGCAGACCAATGTGCCCCTGATCCACCAGGTGGTCGTCGCCCAGCAGGCGGCAGGCCGCCAGGGCACCCACAAGGCCAAGACTCGCGCCGAGGTGCGCGGTGGCGGCAAGAAGCCCTGGAAGCAGAAGGGCACCGGTCGTGCCCGTCAGGGCTCCCTGCGCGCACCGCAGTTCGCCGGCGGTGGCGTCGTCCACGGCCCCGTCCCGCGCGACTACAGCCAGCGCACCCCGAAGAAGATGAAGGCCGCCGCCCTGCGCGGAGCCCTCTCCGATCGGGCACGCAACGGCCGCGTCCACGTCATCTCCTCGCTCCTCGAGGGCGACGTGGCGTCGACCAAGGCCGCGCGTCTCACCCTCGCGAACGTCTCCGATCGCCGTCACCTGCTGGTGGTCGTGCGTCGCGATGACGACCTGGGCGCGCTCAGCTCGCGCAACCTGCCTTCCACCCATGTCCTGTACGCCGATCAGGTGAACACCTACGACGTCATGCTCTCCGACGACGTGGTCTTCACCGCCGGTGCGCTCGAGGACTTCGTGGCCCAGGCGACCCTGGCCCTGCCCACCTCCGGCTTCGCTGCGGCGAAGACCGCGGCTGCCGCTCCGGCCGCAGCCGAGGCCCCCTTTGGTGAGGGATCGGCGGCCCCGCTGGCCGACGGCTCCGCACCCGCGGGCTTCGACATCAAGGGCAACCAGGACTCGATGAAGTTCCACACCCCGGACTCCCCGTGGTACGGCCGCACCAAGGCCGAGGTCTGGTTCGCGAGCGAGGAGGCCGCCAAGGCCGCCGGGTTCGTGAACGCCGTCAAGGAGTCCGCCTCGTCCGATGAGGAGGCCGCCAAGTGAGCGCGCTGAACAAGGACCCCCGCGACATCCTGCTGGCCCCGGTCGTCTCCGAGAAGAGCTACGGGCTGATGGACGAGGGCAAGTACACCTTCCTGGTGGCTGCCGACGCCAACAAGACCGAGATCAAGATCGCCGTCGAGAAGGTCTTCGACGTCAAGGTCACCTCGGTCAACACGATCAACCGTCAGGGCAAGTCGCGCCGCACGCGCTTCGGGACCGGCAAGCGCAAGGACACCAAGCGCGCCATCGTCACCCTGAACGACGGAGCCATCGACATCTTCGGAGGGTCGGTCGCCTGAGGCGATCGATATCCGAGGAGCCGTAGAGAGTCTGAGGGAAACCCACATGGCAATTCGTAAGAGCAAGCCGACCACGCCCGGTCGTCGTGGCTCGAGTGGCGCCGACTTCGTCGAGGTCACCCGGTCGACGCCGGAGAAGTCGCTGGTCCGTCCGCTGTCCAAGACCGGCGGTCGCAACAACAACGGTCGCATCACGTCCCGTCACCGGGGCGGCGGCCACAAGCGCGCCTACCGCGTGATCGACTTCCGTCGTCACGACAAGGACGGCGTCAAGGCGAAGGTCGCTCACATCGAGTACGACCCCAACCGCACCGCGCGCATCGCGCTGCTGCACTACCTGGACGGCGAGAAGCGCTACATCCTCGCGCCGGCCAAGCTGCGTCAGGGCGATTTCATCGAGAACGGCCCGGGCGCTGACATCAAGCCCGGCAACAACCTGCCGCTCCGCAACATCCCCCTGGGCACCGTGATCCACGCGATCGAGCTGCGCCCCGGTGGCGGTGCGAAGATCGCTCGCAGCGCCGGCGCCTCCGTGCAGCTGGTCGCCAAGGAAGGACCGTACGCGCAGCTGCGCATGCCGTCCGGCGAGATCCGCAACGTCGATGCCCGCTGCCGCGCCACCATCGGCGAGGTTGGCAACGCCGAGCAGTCCAACATCAACTGGGGCAAGGCCGGCCGCATGCGCTGGAAGGGCAAGCGCCCGCATGTGCGTGGTGTGGTCATGAACCCCATCGATCACCCGCACGGTGGCGGCGAGGGCCGTACCTCCGGTGGTCGTCATCCGGTGTCGCCCTGGGGTCAGCCCGAGGGCCGTACCCGTCGACCGGGCAAGGAGAGCGACAAGCTCATCGTGCGCCGTCGCCGGACCGGCAAGAAGCGCTGATAGGGAGAATCAGAGACTATGCCTCGCAGTATCGCCAAGGGCCCCTTCGTGGACGATCACCTTCAGAAGAAGGTGGACGTCCAGAACGAGAAGGGCACCAAGAACCTCATCAAGACCTGGTCGCGTCGTTCGGTCATCACCCCGGACTTCCTCGGCCACACCTTCGCAGTGCACGACGGTCGCAAGCACGTCTCGGTGTTCGTCACCGAGTCGATGGTCGGCCACAAGCTCGGCGAGTTCGCTCCCACGCGGACTTTCAAGGGCCACGAGAAGGACGACAAGAAGGGCCGCCGCCGCTGACCTCCGGTCAGCGTGGCAGCACGTCCCGACATCCAGAAGAAAGCAGGACAGCAATGGAAGCCAAGGCGCAGGTGCGGTACCTCCGCATGTCGCCCATGAAGGCTCGCCGCGTTGTGGACCTGATTCGTGGCAAGAGCACGGCCGAGGCCCTGGACATCCTGCGGTTCGCACCGCAGGCCGCCAGCGAGCCCGTCCTCAAGCTCGTCGAGTCCGCGATCGCCAACGCGCGGGTGAAGGCAGATCAGGCAGGGGAGCGCTTCGATGAGCGCGACCTGGCCGTCTCCGCCGCATTCGTCGATGAGGGCCCGACCATGAAGCGGTTCCAGCCGCGTGCACAGGGTCGAGCCTTCCAGATCAAGAAGCGCACCAGCCACGTCACCGTGGTGGTCGCTCCCGTGAACAAGTAAGGAGTCCCGAATGGGCCAGAAGGTCAATCCGAACGGGTTCCGTCTCGGGATCACCACGGAGCACAGCAGCCGGTGGTTCGCCGATTCCTCCAAGGAGGGTCAGCGCTACCGCGACTACGTGAAGGAAGACGTCGCGATCCGCAAGCTCATGTCGAACGGCATGGAGCGGGCCGGCATCTCCAAGGTCGAGATCGAGCGCACCCGAGATCGCGTCCGCGTCGATCTCCACACCGCCCGCCCGGGCATCGTCATCGGGCGTCGCGGCGCGGAGGCCGAGCGCCTTCGCGGTGAGCTCGAGAAGCTCACCGGCAAGCAGATCCAGCTGAACATCCTCGAGGTCAAGAACCCCGAGGCTGACTCCCAGCTGGTCGCACAGGGCATCGCCGAGCAGCTCGCCGCCCGTGTCTCCTTCCGTCGTGCGATGCGCAAGGGCATGCAGTCCGCGCAGCGCGCCGGCGCGAAGGGCATCCGAGTGGCCGTCTCCGGCCGCCTCGGCGGCGCCGAGATGAGCCGTAACGAGTTCTACCGCGAGGGGCGCGTGCCGCTGCACACCCTCCGCGCGAACATCGACTACGGCTTCTACGAGGCCCGCACCGCCTTCGGCCGCATCGGCGTGAAGGTGTGGATCTACAAGGGCGACGTCACCGCCAAGGAGCTCGCGGCCCAGCAGGCCGCCTCGCAGGGTCCCCGCTCCGGCGGACGCGGCCCGCGTGCCGAGCGCCCGCGCGGCCGTCGTAACGAGCGCAACGCCACCGCGCGTCGTGGGGACAACGCCGAGCAGTCCGCTGCTCCGGCCGCGGCTCCCGCCGAGCAGGCCGCCGCTCCCGCACAGCAGCCCGGAACGGAGGCCTGAGCGACATGCTGATCCCTCGCAGGACCAAGCACCGCAAGCAGTACCGACCGCACCGCACCGGCATGGCAAAGGGCGGCACCGATCTCGCGTTCGGCGAGTACGGCATCCAGGCGCTCGCGCCGGCCTACGTCACGAACCGCCAGATCGAGGCAGCTCGTATCGCCATGACCCGCTACATGAAGCGTGGCGGCAAGGTGTTCATCAACATCTACCCCGATCGTCCGCTCACCAAGAAGCCTGCCGAGGTCCGCATGGGCTCCGGTAAGGGTTCGGTCGAGTGGTGGATCGCCAACATCAAGCCGGGACGGGTCATGTTCGAGATCGCCGGCGTCGAGGAGGAGGTGGCTCGCGAGGCAC is part of the Brachybacterium ginsengisoli genome and encodes:
- the rpsJ gene encoding 30S ribosomal protein S10, coding for MAGQKIRIRLKSYDHEVIDSSARKIVDTVTSAGATVVGPVPLPTEKNVFCVIRSPHKYKDSREHFEMRTHKRLIDIVDPTPKAVDSLMRLDLPADVNIEIKL
- the rplC gene encoding 50S ribosomal protein L3, with translation MSNELTGQKAAPVSGVLGTKLGMTQVWDENGKLVPVTVVQTGANVVTQIRSVETDGYDAVQIAYGQIDPRKVSQPLKGHFEKAGVTPRRHLVELRTVNAAEYALGQEIDASIFEAGQKVDVVGTSKGKGTAGVMKRHGFSGVGASHGAHRNHRKPGSIGGASTPGRVFKGQRMAGRMGNDRTSVQNLTVHAVDVEKGLVLVKGAVPGAKGGLVLVRSAVKSPAKEA
- the rplD gene encoding 50S ribosomal protein L4, sunset domain variant codes for the protein MAANLTVDVLDPAGKKSGSVELPASIFDVQTNVPLIHQVVVAQQAAGRQGTHKAKTRAEVRGGGKKPWKQKGTGRARQGSLRAPQFAGGGVVHGPVPRDYSQRTPKKMKAAALRGALSDRARNGRVHVISSLLEGDVASTKAARLTLANVSDRRHLLVVVRRDDDLGALSSRNLPSTHVLYADQVNTYDVMLSDDVVFTAGALEDFVAQATLALPTSGFAAAKTAAAAPAAAEAPFGEGSAAPLADGSAPAGFDIKGNQDSMKFHTPDSPWYGRTKAEVWFASEEAAKAAGFVNAVKESASSDEEAAK
- the rplW gene encoding 50S ribosomal protein L23, with translation MSALNKDPRDILLAPVVSEKSYGLMDEGKYTFLVAADANKTEIKIAVEKVFDVKVTSVNTINRQGKSRRTRFGTGKRKDTKRAIVTLNDGAIDIFGGSVA
- the rplB gene encoding 50S ribosomal protein L2, which translates into the protein MAIRKSKPTTPGRRGSSGADFVEVTRSTPEKSLVRPLSKTGGRNNNGRITSRHRGGGHKRAYRVIDFRRHDKDGVKAKVAHIEYDPNRTARIALLHYLDGEKRYILAPAKLRQGDFIENGPGADIKPGNNLPLRNIPLGTVIHAIELRPGGGAKIARSAGASVQLVAKEGPYAQLRMPSGEIRNVDARCRATIGEVGNAEQSNINWGKAGRMRWKGKRPHVRGVVMNPIDHPHGGGEGRTSGGRHPVSPWGQPEGRTRRPGKESDKLIVRRRRTGKKR
- the rpsS gene encoding 30S ribosomal protein S19 — its product is MPRSIAKGPFVDDHLQKKVDVQNEKGTKNLIKTWSRRSVITPDFLGHTFAVHDGRKHVSVFVTESMVGHKLGEFAPTRTFKGHEKDDKKGRRR
- the rplV gene encoding 50S ribosomal protein L22 — encoded protein: MEAKAQVRYLRMSPMKARRVVDLIRGKSTAEALDILRFAPQAASEPVLKLVESAIANARVKADQAGERFDERDLAVSAAFVDEGPTMKRFQPRAQGRAFQIKKRTSHVTVVVAPVNK
- the rpsC gene encoding 30S ribosomal protein S3 gives rise to the protein MGQKVNPNGFRLGITTEHSSRWFADSSKEGQRYRDYVKEDVAIRKLMSNGMERAGISKVEIERTRDRVRVDLHTARPGIVIGRRGAEAERLRGELEKLTGKQIQLNILEVKNPEADSQLVAQGIAEQLAARVSFRRAMRKGMQSAQRAGAKGIRVAVSGRLGGAEMSRNEFYREGRVPLHTLRANIDYGFYEARTAFGRIGVKVWIYKGDVTAKELAAQQAASQGPRSGGRGPRAERPRGRRNERNATARRGDNAEQSAAPAAAPAEQAAAPAQQPGTEA
- the rplP gene encoding 50S ribosomal protein L16, with protein sequence MLIPRRTKHRKQYRPHRTGMAKGGTDLAFGEYGIQALAPAYVTNRQIEAARIAMTRYMKRGGKVFINIYPDRPLTKKPAEVRMGSGKGSVEWWIANIKPGRVMFEIAGVEEEVAREALRLAQHKLPMKSRILSRESGDI